The genomic region TTGCCGTTAGAAGGAGACAATAGGTTTTATTCAGCTGTTGACAAAACTCATAATTTTTCGTTTTATGGTTCTTTAGTTTATGAGCCTCATCAATAATCACCATGTCATAATGTTGTTCTAATATTTGTTGTCGGTGACCGTCCCTTTTAGCAGTGTCAATCGAGGTTACAAAAATATCATGTTGGTCCCAGTTATATCCTTTTCGATAAGCGGCAGCAGGGATATAAAATTTTTGTTGCAACTCATTAACCCATTGATTTACAAGTGAAGCGGGAGCTAGGATCAGTATTTTTTTGACGAGGCCGCGAATCATGTATTCTTTCAAAATAAGACCTGCTTCAATCGTTTTTCCTAGCCCAACCTCGTCAGCAAGAATAGCTCTTCCATTCATATCCTCAATCACCTTTTGGGCACATTCCACTTGGTGGGGAAGAAAGTCTACTTGTGGCAAGTGGCTTGGACATTGGAGCCCTTTAAATTCAGGCACTAATAAATGTTGGGCTGTATCGTATGCCATTACAAAGGACTCCCATGAAGATACAGACCCACCGTTGTCAAGCCTGTCGGTGATTACTTCTGAATAGTCCTCTTGGTATGTAATGGGAATCATCATTGTATCAACTCCATATTCTAGCTAAGATTTTAAAAATTCATCCCTATTTGAAAAAAGATGTGATATAATGACCTTGAAATTGGCACATAACAGTCACAAATAGCAGTAAGATATAGTATAACCAGTTTTTTGTAATTTAATAGTTGCGAATGACTGTAAGGGGAGAGATCACAGACAGAAAAGGATGGATGTGACGCCGAAGGAGCAAGCTTAATAGCGAATCTCTCAGGCAAAAAGACTCTTGCAGGACGCTCCTCTGGAGAGTGCCTAGAATAGGCCACCCAAGAAGACAATAGTGTTCCTGAATTAATCAGGTATTTCTATGAAACTTTCTGGTAAATGGACAGAGAATTCTTATGTTTCTTGAGAATTCTCTTTTTTTATTGTCTAAAAACAAAGAGAAAGGGTTGGTTGAATGGATGAATTAAAGAAAAGCCCGTTATATCCGGTTTATCAAGAGATGGGAGCCAAGACAATTGACTTTGGAGGTTGGGATCTGCCTGTTCAGTTCACTGGAATCAAAGAAGAGCACCATGCAACACGTCAGGCAGCTGGACTATTTGATGTTTCACATATGGGAGAAATAAGTGTAGAAGGGAGTGGTAGCACAGCTTTTTTACAGCTTTTATTGACCAATGATCTATCCAAACTGGCTGTAAACCGTGCTCAGTATACCCTTATGTGTTATGAAAACGGCGGAACAGTAGATGATTTATTAGTTTATAAGCAGGGAGAAGAAAAATACTTATTAGTTGTTAATGCGGCAAATACAGAAAAGGATTTTGAATGGATAAAGCAACATGCCTCAGATGAGGTTTTAATAAAAAATAAGTCCGAAGATTATTTCCAATTAGCTGTTCAGGGCCCAAGAGCTGAACAAATCTTACAGCGGTTGACTTCAGAATCTCTTAGTGAAATCTCCTTTTTCCGTTTTAAAGACAGAGTTAAACTTTCGGGATTAGAAAATGAAGTTATGATCTCAAGAACTGGATATACAGGGGAAGACGGATTCGAAATTTACGGTGATCCTAGTGATGCCGTTGCATTATGGAAAAAGCTATTAGAAGTAGGTAGTGAGGATGGTATACTACCTGTTGGACTAGGGGCAAGGGATACCCTTCGATTTGAAGCAACCCTTCCTCTATATGGGCAAGAATTGTCCTCTGAGATTACGCCTATAGAGGCTGGATTAGGTTTCGCTGTTAAAACAAATAAAGAAGAAGACTTTATTGGAAAGTCTGTACTTAAAGAACAAAAAGAGAATGGACCTAATCGAAGGCTCGTTGGTCTTGAGATGATTGAAAAGGGCATTCCTCGTCATGGATATTTGGTATTTGATGGCGAAAAGGAGATTGGGTTTGTAACAACTGGAACACAATCACCTACCCTTGAGAAGAATATAGGGCTAGCACTTGTGCCAGTTTCTTATGCTGAGGAAGGCAGAGAAGTGGAAGTCCAAGTGAGAAAAAGAAAGTTAAAAGCTAAGGTCATTTCCACTCCATTTTATAAAAGAAAATAGACAGGGGGAGAAAAACATGAGTACTTTTCGTTATTTGCCAATGACAGAAAGTGACCGAAAGGCTATGCTTGAAACCATTGGAATTTCTTCAACAGAAGAATTATTTAAAGACATTCCCGAAAAGGTTCGTCTGAGAGAGCCTCTAAACTTAAAGCCTGCAAAGAATGAGCAAGATCTTCTTAAGGAATTGTCACAGCTTTCTAAGCAAAATGTAACGACAAAAAGTCATGTTTCTTTTTTAGGAGCGGGAGTATATGATCACTCCATTCCTACAGTTGTTGATCATGTGATATCTAGGTCCGAATTTTATACGGCTTATACACCGTATCAACCTGAAATATCTCAAGGGGAGCTTCAAGCGATTTTTGAATTTCAAACCATGATTTGCGAGTTGACCGGTATGGAAGTAGCGAACTCTTCTATGTATGATGGGGGAACCGCTTTGGCAGAAGCCGTAAATTTGAGCGCGGGTCAAACAAGAAAGAAAAAGGTAATCGTTTCTAAAGCGATTCACCCTGAATCTATTGAGGTCATTAAAACCTATACAAAGGGTCCTGGTTTAGAGATTGTTGAGGTCGAAGTGAAAGATGGAAGAACCGATCTAGATGCTATTCAACAGGAATTAGACGATGATACAGCTGCTGTTGTTGTACAGTACCCTAACTTCTTTGGTCAAGTTGAACCTCTTCATGAACTTCAGAAACTCCTAGAGGACAAAAAGGCTATGTTTATCGTTTCTAGTAACCCTCTAGCTTTGGGCTATTTATCTCCGCCAGGGGAATTCGGTGCTGACATCGTAGTTGGGGACACACAAGTGTTTGGGATACCAGCTCAATTTGGGGGACCGCATTGTGGATACTTCGCTACCACCTCAAAGCTAATGAGAAAAGTTCCTGGACGTCTAGTTGGCCAAACGACTGATGAAGAAGGACGAAGAGGATTCGTTCTTACTCTACAGGCACGTGAACAACATATTCGACGTGATAAAGCTACATCTAACATTTGCTCCAACCAAGCATTAAATGCACTAGCCAGCTCCGTGGCATTAACTGCTTTAGGAAAGCAAGGAATAAAAGAGATGGCTACAATGAATATGAAAAAAGCTAGATATGCCAAAAGTCGTCTTCAAGAAGCGGGAATTGAAATTGTATTTGAAGGATCTTTCTTTAATGAATTTGTTGTAAGATGCAAACAACCAATTCATGAAGTTCAGAATCAACTGATTGATAAGGGTTATATCGGAGGATATGATTTAGGATTACAGAATCCAACTCTAGCGAATTGTATGCTTATAGCTGTCACTGAATTAAGAACAAAGTCTGAAATTGATCAATTCGCAAAAGAAATGGGGGATATCAATGGCTAATCAGGATTTTCCACTTTTATTTGAACGCAGTCAACCTGGACGCATTGGATATAGTTTACCTGAAATGGATATACCGGAGATTGATCTTGATGGTGAGTTTGATGATCAATTTATTCGTAAAACGGATCCTGATCTTCCTGAAGTTAGCGAGCTTCAAATTATGAGGCATTATACGGCTTTATCTAAAAGAAACCATGGAGTTGATTCCGGTTTTTACCCATTAGGGTCTTGTACAATGAAATACAACCCTAAAATGAATGAAGCTGTTTCACGAATGGAAGGATTTAGCCATATTCATCCATATCAGCCTGTATCTAGTGTTCAAGGAGCAATGGAACTACTTTATGATCTCCAAATATCATTGGAAGAAATAACAGGTATGCACCAAGTAACCTTGCAACCAGCAGCTGGTGCCCATGGAGAATGGACTGGATTAATGATGATTCGTGCATTTCATGAAGCAAATGGCGACGTTAATCGAACCAAGGTCATCGTTCCGGACTCTGCACATG from Bacillaceae bacterium S4-13-56 harbors:
- the gcvT gene encoding glycine cleavage system aminomethyltransferase GcvT, giving the protein MDELKKSPLYPVYQEMGAKTIDFGGWDLPVQFTGIKEEHHATRQAAGLFDVSHMGEISVEGSGSTAFLQLLLTNDLSKLAVNRAQYTLMCYENGGTVDDLLVYKQGEEKYLLVVNAANTEKDFEWIKQHASDEVLIKNKSEDYFQLAVQGPRAEQILQRLTSESLSEISFFRFKDRVKLSGLENEVMISRTGYTGEDGFEIYGDPSDAVALWKKLLEVGSEDGILPVGLGARDTLRFEATLPLYGQELSSEITPIEAGLGFAVKTNKEEDFIGKSVLKEQKENGPNRRLVGLEMIEKGIPRHGYLVFDGEKEIGFVTTGTQSPTLEKNIGLALVPVSYAEEGREVEVQVRKRKLKAKVISTPFYKRK
- the gcvPA gene encoding aminomethyl-transferring glycine dehydrogenase subunit GcvPA — its product is MSTFRYLPMTESDRKAMLETIGISSTEELFKDIPEKVRLREPLNLKPAKNEQDLLKELSQLSKQNVTTKSHVSFLGAGVYDHSIPTVVDHVISRSEFYTAYTPYQPEISQGELQAIFEFQTMICELTGMEVANSSMYDGGTALAEAVNLSAGQTRKKKVIVSKAIHPESIEVIKTYTKGPGLEIVEVEVKDGRTDLDAIQQELDDDTAAVVVQYPNFFGQVEPLHELQKLLEDKKAMFIVSSNPLALGYLSPPGEFGADIVVGDTQVFGIPAQFGGPHCGYFATTSKLMRKVPGRLVGQTTDEEGRRGFVLTLQAREQHIRRDKATSNICSNQALNALASSVALTALGKQGIKEMATMNMKKARYAKSRLQEAGIEIVFEGSFFNEFVVRCKQPIHEVQNQLIDKGYIGGYDLGLQNPTLANCMLIAVTELRTKSEIDQFAKEMGDING